From the Rhea pennata isolate bPtePen1 chromosome 1, bPtePen1.pri, whole genome shotgun sequence genome, the window gtatttcttaaaaacCAATATccttatcttttaaaaagttgtgtGGTTCATATGCTGATATAAGAACTGCATGAAGAACcagacaagcttttttttttattttttttttatttatgagaATAgaatcttattttgtttttactttttgtatATTTCAAAGttatctttttaattatgttaattTACAGATGGTACTGTTTTGATTTAGTCtgagtatttttataaattattttcactttccttACAAACATTGTAAGAGCTGGTGTATGATCTTGTAGAGGAAGCTGGTGCTTACAGTTTCTTCCATACACTGAGATGCAGACAGCTGAGATTAAGAAACttgaacaaagatttttttttgggggggtaaTTTACAGTAGGAACAAGATTTCAGTTCTTGAATCTTTCCTGAGATTTCAGGGAATATCTGAAAAAGCTGGGTAAGGTCCTACAGACTTTTTAAAGGTTAGAACagtaaaaggagaagaaatgtgaaaacataAACTGGCTTTTAGGAGTAGAAGGCTAAACCAGTTGGTTATATCCCACGTCTTGGTTAGAGTTTAACTTCACACTGTCCTTTTAAGAAGGGTCTAAACTCTAAACCTGTCACTTCTGAGCTGTGTTCCTGGTTATCTTTCTACATTAATTTAGCAGTTGTGGGTGTTTGGTTTGTCTTTCTCAATCCAAAAGAgacctttgaaaataattacaaaagatttttcattttaaaagcgTTTCAGGAGTACTCGAGGACCATTTGAGTGAGACCTTCATGGATAAGGTGTGTAGTAAGATGACTCTGTAGAACTCCAAGTGGGAATAGACAGAATAGCAGAAGAAAGACGGGTATGAAGTAGTGCAACCCCTCTAAATGGGAGAGGCTCATACAGGGAGAAATTTGAACTTCTGTAAAACCCGATATCTTGTGACAGAACAAGAATTGAACCCAGATACAATTATTTCTGGATTAGTATTCAACTAGGTTATATTTCTGTTACTtcaggcttttgtttttaagatacaaaattttttaaaaggtaaataatggaaattttaaataaaaatacttccagtGTCTATCATTAGTTtccccccctacacacacacaaacactttaATAGCTTCAGTTATTTATATCTCTGTTTATGCTCATTTGTTTTTTACCAGCTTAGATAAGACTTTGGTGATGGTGTTTCCCATTTTGTTAATGTGCACctctccttttttgtttttatttttatttttattttctaccaCCTAAGTACACAAATTTTCTCTGAACTTCAATACTTTCGTAtaagattaataaaaatgtctaaTATTACTTGTCGAAATTGTTACATTCAGTTCCAGTCTAAGAGCAACGTCAGGTTAAAGTAAAGAATATTCATGTCAACTAGGTGCAGTGTACAGTATTGCTGACCCTATTCTTACACTTTACTCCTTGTGTCCAGGTGAAGTGTTTGGGGCTGCAGACAGAGAAGGGTATTTTAGGGGTTGGAGAGGAGGGTATCTTAGGGGTTGGAGAGACTACCTTTGTAAAACTTCAGAGTTATGGGTTGATGTAATCTGAAATGCAGCTCATAGACAATCTGGATTAAACGTAAGTGTAACTGTGCAAAGAAATAGCTGTAGGTCAGCCTGTCAGCGGGCTGGAAGCTGTGCAGTAATAAATATGGCTTtactctcttctctttttttaccTCTACCAACAGTTCTCTACAAGCCATACCTCTTGTGAGGTCCAAAAcaacttgtttcttttaagtGTAAAACATAACTTTCTGGAATTTGATCCTAATTATAAAGTTGCATCTATTGTAATTCATGCTTGTACTTAGGTACAAGtctcttttacattttaatcaCTCAGTATCTTGCAAACTTTTGTAATTCTTCTTGAGTGAGCTATTACTGATAcctcttttataaaaaaaaaaaaaatctgtccactgttcttaattttcctttctcaaaagATTTATAACTtggaaaacaaaggaattaTGTTTTATCTAGGCTATCTCTTTTTATAAATTTGTTCTGCTTATTTCTTACTGTAAACCTTTTTAGCACTTAAATATCTCTTAATTAGTATTACTTGCCATTGAAGTGGTAGTTAATAATTTCTTAACTGTTTCCTTCCCTCTTGTGTAATTTTTAGGAATATATTGTATTGATGTTCTTAATGATGCACATACAGTGCtaactttgtttattttaggaaatgtttctttaaaagtgaCATCCATTGGTGCAAATCAatgtttaatgtgtttttttatcTACTTCCTACTCCCAAAGTCTATCACTGCTGATGAGCTTTCTTGAAATtagtaaataattttcttttcactttatcTCCACATTTGGcatatttcttaaaaagcatTATGCTTGCATTTTGCACAAACTTTGTACAAATCTGTATTTACTTACATTATATGCACGTGTAATTTAAGATGTGGTGTTCTAAACTACATTCCCTAGACCATTATTTGCACTAGGATTCTGTAATCAATTCTGATTATCACCCAACTACTCAATCTAAAATCCAAATTAGCTTAAAGCTTGTAGGGTGCtatcagctttaaaaacaaattacctACTTGTGATTCGGTGTTCCTACATACTTTTCATACTTCTCTGAATGTTAATATGTGTCTCTGCAATTCCTAAACACCAGAGTTTCTTTCTTGGTCTCtctctgttgttgttgcttattgttgtttttaaccACTTTCTTCACTAGTGATTTCTTCTGTTACGATGATCTGCAGTGACTATTGGCACTTTCTGGATGAGTGACATCCTTCACACTTTTTGTCAACATACGCTTTCAGTAGTCcaattttgaatggaaaaattCTATAAAATGTTCCTGCAGACTATTTACCATAGAAACCACTGACTGTCTActgcagtttaaaaattaatagtcTAGAGTAGTAGATCTGAGTAgataattgttttctgtttccatttattttctttgaagatctCTTTTACAATGTGACTTTTAATTCTTTGTGTTTCATTGCATGTCCGTGTCTAATTGAGGAGATTTCAAAGGCATAagtcattttaatattaaactgaTTGCCTGTAGCCTTTTGTACCTTTCAAaagattttctctctcattaAATATCCTGTTTGTTTAGCAGTAGTACTTAACTTTGAGTAGTTTGTATCTGCAGGTAAATAAACTACTTAAGGTGGTCATAAACAAATTCGTACTTTGTTCTAGGCTACTGTAAAGTCTCAAAATAGGatagaattatttatttgtttatataagAGCCAACCTGTAAAATAGAGTTGGCATGGGAAGGAGAGATGAAAAACCAATCCATCTTTCTAACCCTGGGCATGTTGAGGATTATATTTTAGAGAAACTTTATTAGATTCTCCCATCAAACACCCTTGAGGGTTTAAGAGTTTGACTTAATTTTACGGTATGATGTAACACTCAAAGTAGCAGAGATTATACTTAGGTGTATGaaagaaaatggggaaaaatacgCAAAATCTTCTTGGGGGAATCTGACAATGGGGATTTCCCAGGAAGTGATACAGCAGCATGGACTATTCTCATCTAAGATTCTTAGCTATTCTgcattcctaaaaaaaaaaaaaaaaaaaaaaaaaaaaaaaaaaaagggtaatAATGCCCAGAAAACTGTGCACTGTGTAGCCAAGCAGAGGCCTGTAACACCCATAAAATAGTCACTAAGCAGTAtataattaatgttttcttgCCTTGAACCCGGCATTTGTACACTGTAATAGCTTAATTGATCAGAGTATATAGAAGCATTTTATAACACTACTACTAGTATAACCAGCACCaatgtaaaaacattttgtaacaCAACTAAGTATAACTATAACTATATAAAATAATGTGTAAATGCCAAAGCACAGAGGGAGACTTGTGTTTAATTGCGCAAACAGGGTGTAGAAAAGTGTGTGAATAAACAATTCAAGTAGTAACATCTGCAAGTAAAAACGAAAGGTACAGAATAAGTAAGAAATATGTCTGGTGGAACAAGAACATGTTTtagtcctaaaaaaaaaataataaaaaaaaatagtgtaagGAGCAGACGAGATTCCTCCccacacttttctttctctttttctttctttctttttcttttttgggtttttttttttttttttttttgttttgttttgttttgttttgggaggtggtggtggtggcaaaCATAAAGGCACGAagcaacagcaagaaaaaatagtcaaaaaaaGTCTCTTACCTTGATTACTGCTTCAGAGTCCAAATAGCTCTTTCACTTATTCACCCGAACTGCAGCAACTAAGACCATCAAGGACCATAGCCATCAGCATTAATTACATGGCATCAGCTCAGTGGTATTGTGTACTCAAAGCTAATTTAGGATAAGATGATTAAGAACTAACTGTTTGAATATGTAGTGATAATGACTGATGATAATTAAGAACCAGCCATTGGCAATGTGTATTGTTAATGCATGTCAATCTAGGGAAGTGTTGTTTTGAAGTTTGAACCTAGCCTGATTTGTCAGTCTTTCTAAACACTCCTATCACAGCTATGTTACCCTTAACTGTACTAAGCAGTAACTGCTTCTCAGGGCAGGGACAAATATAAAGCAGCTATATGCATTATTCTGTTAAGAGCCTAGAatgcataggaaaaaaattataaactgTAGATATGATGCCtgttttgagggaaaaaaacacacacaaaatcatcAGAACCCAGCGTTGATGGATGTGTGTGTTGGGTGAATCCAGCTAAGAATTTATAACATGCTTACCGTAACTTGGCACTTACGTGCATAGGTTACGTTCTGTTAGCTGTGCCCAGAGTGATTTGCTCGTGGGCCTACTCTGTGATCCCAAGTCACAGCCTGTGTGCCatatattcttgcttttttttgtttgcaataCAAGCTCAAAATTCACAAATTATATCAAAGtgaagatgagaaaataaaattcctttttggTTTCTGCTCAAAATGCTGACTCCTCTCTGTCTTGTCCCTGAGGCACTTGCTTCCATATTATCAATACATGTGGGATCACTGACTCTCATTTCATTCAATTTTATACTGAGCAGTAGTTTAGGCTCTGCTGCAAGAGCTGTTGTTTTGAGACTCAGTCAGATGTGATTTCACAAATCTGTGGAAAGTGTGGTAGGGAGCTAGAGGTTTGTTTTAGAAATTTAAGGTGATCCTTCAGGTCTCTCCCAGTCCCTTCCCCAGAGTTGGAGTTTTTCATCCTCAACCCTCATATTTCTCGGCTTTTTTTCTCAGGAGGGAGTaatgcagagcagagcacaagTACTAAAACtttcacaaaaaggaaaagcagagccagtgtcttcctcttctgtggGATTTTTGAGTGCTCTGTCcccttttcttaaaataactgtaaagctgtttgtctctcctttttcctgccCCTTTCCGTGcaccaaaaaaagagagaaggtaTCGTTACAACAGGCTTTCCAGAAGAAGTCTGAAACCCATAGGAAGTTACAGTTTCTGTGCGTTCTTTTTGATTTCTCTGGTAAACAGATCTTGGAGAAATATTAAGTTACCAAAGCTAATGCATCATTGACCTGGGTACAGGAAAAAGTCTGTGTGAGCACCACATGGACCTATCATGTGTCTTGTAGTTATGGCTAGTTTTACCTTTTTTCTACTGAAGTCCTACTTGCATTTGAGTAACATGTGAAGATTGTGTGAGAAATTCTTAAAATAGTTGATTcaaatttgtatattttgtcTTCAGTTGAGGAGAATGTTAGCCCCATAAAATCTAATTAATAGAAGTTAGCTAATGTTACACTAAGTACTCTATCTAATCAAAAAGCATTTGTTGTCTTGAATGAAAATACCAATAACTGTATTAATGGGTACAAGGGAATAAATGGCAAAAGCTTAGGCAAAACTTCTGATAGATCTGtagtaaaaaagaaagtggcTGGCAAATCCAGACAACTTCTTCAGGTATGTTTGGGGGCAGTTAGGGATGTTGTCCGTTTTTTGAGTCTCTAGTAGCTTGTGATTTATATGCAGCAGTACTTCAAAAACCTGTTCTTTGTACTGAGATTGCTGATGGAGGGAATCTTTACCCGGGAGGGAAATGAGCTTTCTTGGTATAAACAGGCATTCTAAAATAACCCTTCTTGCTTCTGAGGGATGTTACTATGCTTCTAGAAGACTTTAGTCTTAGTACGGCATTTGCATAGCTCAGTTatcctaaataaaatatttcagtttttagtcatgaaaatctgaaagtaGCTTGTTTCCATGGTATGCTGTTGCCTGGAAGCGTTATGGCATGAATATGACCATATGAGACTATGGTCAGAGGAACAGAATAGTGTGACTAAATGCTGGACACCCTTACAAAGGGCAGTTATTAAATGTTTCctgtaaaacacagcatttttaatCACTACTGTGAAGAATAATGGGGGTCACATGTGCTAGAGAGtaagttttcatttgcttttaatatatgCTTTAAGTTTACATGTGttttttgcatatttgtttCAATACAATTAAATgcctgtttgtatttttatgtacatatgtatgaaTGATTATGCAGTAGTTTAATTAGGATGTGGATAGATGTAGGTATGTCCAACCAAATACAGATGTAATGCTTGGAGGCTGTGTTTAGCAAAGCCGAGCCAGAACATCATGGTGTACATGCGTATTTGCCAACAATTAATGTACTGAGtaggtgtttttatttttttccctaacaatGGATATTGAATTGTTGTcttaaagaagaagaaaaaaacgaACATTTAGTACATGTTTTCAGTGCACATTTACTACAGATATTTGGAACATGTTagttaattttgtcttttgtttggtttatttCCAGATGGTATAAAAGAATCACAGTTACCTAGTCAAGATGAACAGAATGGCTTCCTTGACCAAGAAATCAGAACATTCAGTTTTTAGGGTTATGTCTACAACATGAAGCATTTAACAGTAGCTGTCTTTGAGAACACTCACCTATGACCTGAAATGTCCTgatcctggggaaaaaaaatgcaattccATAATTAAGTCGGTAATTCGTAGTGCATTTTTACGACTAATTCAATCATATTTGCTTATGCACAACACAGACACAGAATTCATAAACCCGAGATTAACAGATAAGCACATTTGTGTTTGTGCATTCAGTATTCAAgatatatcatttttaaataatcttttaaatcatctatatttattaataaatgacTATTTGGCGAAAAGAATTTGTCAGCCatggaaaagaataaagcaaattcCCCCAGAATGGacaataattttgttttggataAAATCAATAGTTTAAAAGTAGAGCATGAGCAAGACAGCATTAACTGTACTCTAGAAAGAATGGATATAAAGACAGAACAAGATAATTTCAAACATGCAGACAGCAGTGATGAAcaggaagacaaagaaaagaatttcattaCCAACAACCCTGGCAAATTTTTATCTACAGAAAACGATGATGATTATGGTTCTCTTTTTTCTCAGTATAGTAGTACGCTGTATGATGTAGCAATGGAAGCTGTGACACAAAGTCTTCTTTCTAGCAGAACTATCAGCTCCAGAAAGAAATCACCTGCTTGGAACCATTTTTTTATATCTCCAAGAGATAGCACTAAAGCAATATGTATGTACTGTATGAAAGAATTTAGCAGgggcaaaaatgaaaaagacctAAGTACGAGTTGTCTCATGAGACATGTGAGGAGAGCCCATCCTACTGTACTAATTCAAGAAAATGGAAGTATGCCAGGTATATCCTCCTATTCTTCACCTACATTGTTACTTCCTCCTCAGTCTGCAGATGTTGGAGATCTAAGTACTATGTTATCCCCTATAAAACTGGTAAAGAAAATGGCATCTAAAATACCATCTCCAGATCGAATAATTGAGGAATCTGTTTCTattgtttcttctgaagaaatatcagatctctcagtttctgaaaaatgcagcaaagaagaaataatggTTGGGTCATCTCCACAGCTACCCAACAACCAGTATGATGAAACTGTGGaaaatgtagcagaaaaaaCTATTGTAATTCCAAAGAGTACATCAGGTTCCAGAAGGAGATCTGCTGTTTGGAAACACTTTTATTTGTCACCTCTAGATAATTCTAAAGCTGTATGCATCCACTGCATGAATGAATTCAGTAGaggaaagaatggaaaagacCTGGGAACAAGCTGTTTGATAAGACATATGTGGAGAGCCCATCGTTCCATTGTCCTGCAAGAGAATGGAGGTGGTACCAGTATACCACCTCTCTACACCGCACCTCCAACCCTGTTGCCTTCTTTACTACCCTCAGATAGTGACCTGAATTCTATGTCATCCTCCCCTGGAAAACTAATGAAAGAATcaacttctgtttcttcttctccagaCAGACTGACTGAGGAGATCCATACTACTCTCTCTTCTGGAGATGCTCTAGTGGAAGACTCATCAATGCTGTCATCTTCTGATGATATAGGTGAAGTCTCCTTTGTTTCCTCACCTGAGAAGCAGTGTGAGGGATTAGGTCCATTAATATTTGAACctgctgctgtatttcagcaaaataaaaggattaTGAAGAGGCTTAAATCAGAAGTTTGGCATCACTTTTCACTGTCACCTGCAGACAGTCTAAAAGCAGTATGTAGATACTGCAGCTGTATGATAAGTCGCGGTAAAAAAGGAGATGTGGGCACAAGCTGTTTAATGAGACATCTATATAGACGCCATCCTGATGTAATTGGAAACCAAAAGAGCTTTATCGATGTTAGTTTGGCAAATTCTCCTTATGCCACCTTGGCTTCGGCAGAATGTTCGTCCTCAAAGTTGACAGACTTGCCTACAATGGTTACCCATGATAATCAAATTATATTTCCTGTTAATAGCAAGAAGACCTCAAAACTGTGGAATCACTTTTCAATTTGTTCTGCAGATTCAACAAAAGTAATATGTATGCACTGTGGACGTACAATAAGTAGGGGGAAAAAGCCAACAAATCTGGGCACAAGTTGCCTTTTAAGACATCTGCAACGGTTTCATAGCAATGTATTGAAAACTGATGTCTCAGAGACTGTATTATCCTCATCTACGGATAACCACATGCCACTGAGCACAGAATTATTAGGATCTTCAACTTTTGATGAAACCAATGAAAAGTTTTGTGACTCTCACCCAGTtgccaaaaaaatcacaagtctCGTAGCTGAAATGATTGCACTTGACCTTCAGCCATATTCTTTTGTAGACAACATTGGCTTTAACAGGCTTCTTGAATACTTGCAACCTCAGTATTCTTTACCTTCTCCATCTTACTTTTCTAGGACAGCAATTCCAGATATGTATGATAATGTAAAACAGATAATTATTTCACATCTTAAGGAAGCTGAAAGTGGAGTGATCCATTTTACATCTGGGATATGGATGAGCAACCAAACACGAGAGTATCTAACCCTTACAGCTCATTGGGTAACATTTGAATCCTCATTTCGACCACAGTGTGAGGATTACCATTGTTCAGCACTATTAAACGTATCACAGATTGATTGTGACTACAATGGAATCAGTATACAAAAGCAGTTAGAGTACTGGTGGGAAACATGGATTACTTCTATTGGCCTTCAGATTGGGATTACTGTTACTGATAATCAAAGTATAGAAAAAACCTTAAATGAAGGTGATCATTCAAGTGTGCAGTGTTTTAGTCACACTGTTAATATCATAGTAAATGAGGCTATTAAAAGCCAGAGAATGGTTCAGAATTTGCTTAGTATTGCAAGAAAGATCTGTGAACGCG encodes:
- the ZBED4 gene encoding zinc finger BED domain-containing protein 4 produces the protein MEKNKANSPRMDNNFVLDKINSLKVEHEQDSINCTLERMDIKTEQDNFKHADSSDEQEDKEKNFITNNPGKFLSTENDDDYGSLFSQYSSTLYDVAMEAVTQSLLSSRTISSRKKSPAWNHFFISPRDSTKAICMYCMKEFSRGKNEKDLSTSCLMRHVRRAHPTVLIQENGSMPGISSYSSPTLLLPPQSADVGDLSTMLSPIKLVKKMASKIPSPDRIIEESVSIVSSEEISDLSVSEKCSKEEIMVGSSPQLPNNQYDETVENVAEKTIVIPKSTSGSRRRSAVWKHFYLSPLDNSKAVCIHCMNEFSRGKNGKDLGTSCLIRHMWRAHRSIVLQENGGGTSIPPLYTAPPTLLPSLLPSDSDLNSMSSSPGKLMKESTSVSSSPDRLTEEIHTTLSSGDALVEDSSMLSSSDDIGEVSFVSSPEKQCEGLGPLIFEPAAVFQQNKRIMKRLKSEVWHHFSLSPADSLKAVCRYCSCMISRGKKGDVGTSCLMRHLYRRHPDVIGNQKSFIDVSLANSPYATLASAECSSSKLTDLPTMVTHDNQIIFPVNSKKTSKLWNHFSICSADSTKVICMHCGRTISRGKKPTNLGTSCLLRHLQRFHSNVLKTDVSETVLSSSTDNHMPLSTELLGSSTFDETNEKFCDSHPVAKKITSLVAEMIALDLQPYSFVDNIGFNRLLEYLQPQYSLPSPSYFSRTAIPDMYDNVKQIIISHLKEAESGVIHFTSGIWMSNQTREYLTLTAHWVTFESSFRPQCEDYHCSALLNVSQIDCDYNGISIQKQLEYWWETWITSIGLQIGITVTDNQSIEKTLNEGDHSSVQCFSHTVNIIVNEAIKSQRMVQNLLSIARKICERVHRSAKAKEKLAELQKEYELPQHQLIQDVPSKWNTSFHMLERLIEQKRAIDEMSIECSFRELISCDQWEVMQSVCHALKPFEAASREMSTHMSTLSQVIPMIHILNRKIEMLFEETMGIDTMLKSLKEAMVSRLSSTLHDPRYIFATLLDPRYKTSLFTEEEAEQYKQDLIRELEIMSSTSDDDKPVSNGCDISTNSYGEDNLWSLMGDMKKTKDLKERAKLPEEMVLSYLEEEVLEHNCDPLTYWNFKKSSWPVLSKLAVRFLGCPPSIVPSERLFSTSNESNNFSQSRLMIEHFEKLIFLKVNLPLIYFQY